One window of the Sparus aurata chromosome 17, fSpaAur1.1, whole genome shotgun sequence genome contains the following:
- the znf804b gene encoding G patch domain-containing protein 8 isoform X1, with amino-acid sequence MGPEPREAPGMACSACYYLVISSTHLSNGHFRRVKGVFRGPLCPTATSDSPERAERALGCSVEDLKALFYCELCHKQYLRHQEFDNHINSYDHAHKQRLKELKHREFARNVASKSWKVQRKQDKALRRLHKLAQLQQDTQRVPGRTYGLRSTVRAVSQQQNRHMDQRDHSPEEKPESFKHTQRPPPKQPRTAPLSHPLEHPYQSPCQTPLATALTASPLITNTHPASNAVKSQSCLDLYPQLPLPGQGRAGGRLGVSFCFSRRGPRLEPSASVFSDLEEEEREKREQMKERIKGIMEDIDREIGEVEERKLGESEKLKSSSDGVGPRDTVPIPREAAKEEEEIEKREMVKEHCSISTAAPDNPGHNSLFLPSQTQVTMWGTELAGAHMDTEHTDSETERKQETEEGRDEGQYMCVLGKDGSTCLRWPVSLLKFTESQPHICYSPNPLCSNPPQPEKLRGGLQELQKTQLCALSDESNPRVPAILTHNAHPCLQRQTRQELRADSQGEAKENFKAAQHIDVETEEHLFLKNRNLSSSETGAEGGRCTLSMENCMRAASHPFDPTYSDSSDTNSKNPLGGRLGGARGIREKAITALSCKSESVIQPGTQGMCISPSRCECGSETMCKCASAPQPYVGVSEVTRKKGKASTKKHKLGKRKKKGEKEKASNKRQSARCKVRSVVSTVSTGRERSGEAGGSWGKKRRHGEMGEARRRRVQRAGSSCLLGRCEAEPVSVSVRKRRPHRSHSTESQSQADREQAEHCSASSKLSRHAADTKGEGKRDEDAATFPWRSHFSLHSFSPGCDSKLFWERGHHSNPRSFIDCCYPDNSCGCSPARKRKPLHRDRKFIHHKRKSLRQREAWEETESISKMGGRSGYRDRGLISDTEQWEWMRGSCPGGSVEGRTRPGWRSRNRAAEWDRLARFSPSPCSWGRRSRHLSTEDVDWDRWTWGSSDSWEDRGTHRSTSGSRTGPDSRDSPGRTWKCAGIRHSSSRHFSSPEWWTSRPIYSPQSVINTRASRWHSPRSCSPCSSTSMSELSWEWSRSSTCSGVDVTVSSCRTFTGAPGLSSEGLQEVKKQSSPMSITSSLTSSSSSHSSPHRSSLTPAVAGHHCETSPSQLKEQNSQSDLAHGPSASVTSSRSTTTPGLSPSKSVPQKPGRMLLLPLIGKLPAIQRKARRKKRLLEESQEKEAEDEEEAKGSGGDPRAVVSSQKCPLDVADSNRSSTPNRCPSQIRTDDKQTGGETAPPISFTAEEMDKYRLLQEQAREHMQKVLEQTQESADRDKQHIETNYTHTAQTDNCGTSEEQYTPAPLHNPTQPQAQSIHADTMHTQAQHTLRVSLPLPHVTPQENFTQPMALGVPNLPPLPPSPPLSSLHHIILQHTALSMPPSSSSSSTSSPSPAIHPHPAQLPHPLTHLHPSLPHHLHLSPFSISSLFPSILLSPHPIPLVPQSPAFHAAQLAPLSPVALQPLTPQPFMDRAWPVRFQQKAL; translated from the exons gAGCGTGCAGAGAGGGCTTTGGGCTGCTCAGTGGAGGATCTGAAGGCTCTTTTCTACTGTGAGCTGTGTCACAAGCAGTACCTCAGACACCAGGAGTTTGACAACCACATCAACTCCTACGACCATGCGCATAAACAG CGGCTGAAGGAACTGAAGCACAGGGAGTTCGCTCGCAATGTGGCCTCGAAATCATGGAAGGTCCAGCGCAAACAGGACAAGGCCCTCAGACGCCTGCACAAGCTTGCACAGCTGCAACAGGATACCCAGCG tgTCCCAGGAAGGACTTACGGACTGAGAAGTACAGTCAGGGCTGTGAGCCAACAGCAAAACAGACACATGGACCAAAGAGACCACAGCCCTGAAGAAAAGCCTGAATCCTTCAAACACACCCAGAGACCCCCTCCTAAGCAACCCAGGACAGCTCCTCTCAGCCATCCACTCGAGCATCCATACCAGTCCCCTTGTCAAACACCTCTGGCCACTGCCCTAACAGCGTCCCCACTAATAACAAATACACATCCGGCATCCAACGCAGTAAAGTCCCAGTCTTGCTTGGATTTGTATCCCCAGCTTCCCCTCCCTGGGCAGGGGAGAGCAGGAGGCAGGCTCGGGGTGTCCTTCTGCTTCTCGCGCAGGGGGCCCAGGCTTGAGCCTTCCGCCTCCGTCTTCTCGGActtggaagaggaggagagggagaagagggagcAGATGAAAGAGAGGATAAAGGGTATAATGGAAGATATTGACAGGGAAATTGGGGAAGTAGAGGAAAGGAAACTCGGTGAGAGTGAGAAGCTTAAGTCCAGCTCTGACGGCGTCGGGCCGAGAGACACTGTGCCAATCCCCAGAGAGGCTgccaaagaagaggaggagattgaaaaaagagaaatggtGAAAGAACACTGTTCCATTTCCACAGCAGCACCTGATAATCCGGGCCACAATTCTCTATTCTTGCCATCACAGACACAGGTGACCATGTGGGGCACAGAACTAGCGGGGGCGCACATGGACACCGAACACACAGAtagcgagacagagagaaaacaagaaacagaggaggggagggatgaaggtcagtatatgtgtgtgctgGGGAAAGATGGCTCCACCTGTCTGAGATGGCCTGTCAGTTTGCTTAAGTTCACCGAGTCTCAACCACACATCTGCTACAGCCCCAACCCTCTCTGCTCGAACCCCCCGCAACCAGAAAAACTCAGAGGGGGCCTGCAGGAGCTGCAAAAAACTCAGTTGTGTGCTCTCTCAGATGAATCCAATCCACGCGTGCCAGCTATTCTTACACACAACGCTCATCCCTGTTTACAAAGACAGACGAGGCAGGAGCTGAGAGCAGACAGTCAGGGAGAAGCCAAGGAGAATTTCAAGGCAGCGCAACATATCGATGTGGAGACAGAAGAACACCTGTTCCTAAAGAACAGAAACCTTTCATCATCAGAAACAGGAGCAGAAGGAGGGAGATGCACACTAAGTATGGAGAATTGCATGAGGGCAGCCTCCCATCCATTTGACCCCACTTATAGTGACAGCTCTGACACAAACTCCAAGAATCCTCTAGGAGGCAGATTAGGGGGTGCCAGAGGGATCAGGGAGAAAGCCATCACGGCCCTGAGCTGTAAATCAGAGTCTGTCATCCAGCCTGGCACACAGGGGATGTGCATCAGCCCATCCAGGTGTGAGTGTGGGAGCGAGACAATGTGCAAGTGTGCCAGCGCTCCACAGCCGTATGTGGGTGTCTCAGAAGTGACACGCAAAAAGGGGAAAGCcagcacaaagaaacacaagttgggaaagaggaagaagaagggcGAGAAGGAAAAAGCCTCAAACAAGCGCCAATCAGCGAGGTGCAAAGTGAGGAGTGTCGTCTCCACAGTCTCCACTGGcagagagcggagtggagaggCTGGAGGGAGCTGGGGGAAGAAAAGGAGGCATGGGGAGATGGgggaggcgaggaggaggagggtgcaGAGAGCAGGGAGCAGCTGTCTCCTGGGGAGATGTGAGGCTGAGCCAGTATCTGTCTCTGTCAGGAAGAGGAGGCCTCACAGGAGCCACAGCACTGAATCCCAgtcacaggcagacagagagcaggcaGAACACTGCAGTGCCTCCTCCAAGCTCAGCAGACACGCAGCAGACACCAAGGGGGAGGGAAAGCGAGACGAAGACGCAGCGACTTTTCCCTGGCGGTCTCACTTCTCCTTACACTCCTTCTCACCGGGATGTGACTCAAAGCTGTTTTGGGAAAGGGGTCACCATAGCAACCCCAGGAGTTTCATTGACTGCTGTTACCCTGACAACAGCTGTGGTTGCAGCCCGGCGAGAAAGAGAAAACCCCTCCACAGGGACAGGAAATTCATTCATCATAAGAGGAAGAGTTTGAGGCAGCGTGAAGCTTGGGAGGAGACTGAGAGCATCAGTAAAATGGGAGGGCGTTCAGGTTACAGAGACAGGGGCCTGATTTCGGATACAGAACAGTGGGAGTGGATGAGAGGGAGCTGTCCTGGAGGCAGTGTGGAGGGCAGGACGAGGCCTGGATGGAGGTCgagaaacagagcagcagagtggGATCGGTTGGCAAGGTTTAGCCCCAGTCCTTGCAGCTGGGGCAGGAGAAGCCGACATCTTAGCACGGAAGATGTAGACTGGGACAGATGGACATGGGGCAGCAGCGACAGCTGGGAAGACAGGGGGACACACAGATCCACATCAGGCTCTAGGACAGGGCCAGACAGCAGAGACAGCCCTGGCCGTACGTGGAAATGTGCAGGCATCAGACACTCAAGCTCGAGACACTTCTCCAGTCCTGAGTGGTGGACGAGTAGGCCGATATATAGCCCCCAGAGTGTGATCAACACACGGGCCAGCAGATGGCACAGCCCGCGCTCCTGCAGCCCCTGCAGCAGCACAAGCATGTCCGAGCTGAGCTGGGagtggagcaggagcagcaccTGCTCAGGGGTGGATGTGAcagtcagctcctgcaggacATTCACAGGAGCTCCAGGACTCTCATCCGAGGGCCTACAGGAGGTGAAGAAGCAGAGCAGCCCCATGTCCATTACATCCAGCCTTACCTCGAGCTCCTCTTCTCACTCTTCGCCTCACAGATCCTCTTTGACTCCTGCAGTCGCAGGCCACCATTGTGAAACAAGTCCCTCTCAGCTAAAGGAGCAAAATTCACAGTCTGACCTTGCGCATGGGCCCTCTGCCAGTGTCACATCAAGCAGGTCAACCACAACTCCAGGACTATCTCCCAGTAAGTCTGTGCCACAGAAACCAGGCAGAATGTTGCTTCTCCCTCTGATAGGGAAATTACCTGCGATCCAGAGAAAggcgaggaggaaaaaaaggctgctggaggagagtcaggagaaagaggcagaggacGAAGAGGAAGCTAAGGGCAGTGGAGGGGATCCCAGAGCTGTTGTCAGCAGTCAAAAATGTCCTCTGGACGTGGCTGACTCAAACCGCAGCAGCACGCCAAATCGCTGCCCATCACAGATTAGGACTGATGACaaacagacaggtggagagacagctCCGCCAATCAGCTTTACTGCTGAGGAGATGGACAAATATCGCCTCCTGCAAGAGCAGGCAAGAGAGCACATGCAGAAAGTCCTGGAACAGACACAGGAGAGTGCAGATAGAGACAAACAACACATAGAGacaaactacacacacacagcacagacagacaaCTGTGGGACTTCAGAGGAACAGTACACACCTGCACCCCTGCACAACCCCACACAGCCTCAAGCCCAGTCCATTCATGCAGACACgatgcacacacaagcacagcaCACCCTCCGAGTCAGCCTCCCACTCCCACATGTGACCCCACAGGAGAACTTTACTCAGCCCATGGCTCTGGGAGTCCCCAACCTCCCCCCTCTTCCACCATCACCCCCTCTCTCCAGCCTCCATCatatcattttacaacacacgGCCCTCTCCATGCCCCCCTCGTCCTCATCCTCTTCCACCTCATCGCCCTCACCTGCCATCCACCCACACCCAGCTCAGCTCCCTCACCCCCTGACCCATCTGCACCCATCCCTCCCCCATCACCTTCACCTCTCTCCCTTCTCCATATCCTCCTTGTTCCCCTCCATCCTGCTGTCTCCTCACCCCATCCCTCTCGTCCCACAGTCCCCAGCTTTTCATGCAGCACAGCTCGCTCCGCTCTCCCCGGTAGCTCTGCAACCCTTGACCCCACAGCCTTTCATGGACAGAGCGTGGCCAGTCAGGTTTCAACAGAAGGCGTTGTGA
- the znf804b gene encoding G patch domain-containing protein 8 isoform X2 — translation MRRERAERALGCSVEDLKALFYCELCHKQYLRHQEFDNHINSYDHAHKQRLKELKHREFARNVASKSWKVQRKQDKALRRLHKLAQLQQDTQRVPGRTYGLRSTVRAVSQQQNRHMDQRDHSPEEKPESFKHTQRPPPKQPRTAPLSHPLEHPYQSPCQTPLATALTASPLITNTHPASNAVKSQSCLDLYPQLPLPGQGRAGGRLGVSFCFSRRGPRLEPSASVFSDLEEEEREKREQMKERIKGIMEDIDREIGEVEERKLGESEKLKSSSDGVGPRDTVPIPREAAKEEEEIEKREMVKEHCSISTAAPDNPGHNSLFLPSQTQVTMWGTELAGAHMDTEHTDSETERKQETEEGRDEGQYMCVLGKDGSTCLRWPVSLLKFTESQPHICYSPNPLCSNPPQPEKLRGGLQELQKTQLCALSDESNPRVPAILTHNAHPCLQRQTRQELRADSQGEAKENFKAAQHIDVETEEHLFLKNRNLSSSETGAEGGRCTLSMENCMRAASHPFDPTYSDSSDTNSKNPLGGRLGGARGIREKAITALSCKSESVIQPGTQGMCISPSRCECGSETMCKCASAPQPYVGVSEVTRKKGKASTKKHKLGKRKKKGEKEKASNKRQSARCKVRSVVSTVSTGRERSGEAGGSWGKKRRHGEMGEARRRRVQRAGSSCLLGRCEAEPVSVSVRKRRPHRSHSTESQSQADREQAEHCSASSKLSRHAADTKGEGKRDEDAATFPWRSHFSLHSFSPGCDSKLFWERGHHSNPRSFIDCCYPDNSCGCSPARKRKPLHRDRKFIHHKRKSLRQREAWEETESISKMGGRSGYRDRGLISDTEQWEWMRGSCPGGSVEGRTRPGWRSRNRAAEWDRLARFSPSPCSWGRRSRHLSTEDVDWDRWTWGSSDSWEDRGTHRSTSGSRTGPDSRDSPGRTWKCAGIRHSSSRHFSSPEWWTSRPIYSPQSVINTRASRWHSPRSCSPCSSTSMSELSWEWSRSSTCSGVDVTVSSCRTFTGAPGLSSEGLQEVKKQSSPMSITSSLTSSSSSHSSPHRSSLTPAVAGHHCETSPSQLKEQNSQSDLAHGPSASVTSSRSTTTPGLSPSKSVPQKPGRMLLLPLIGKLPAIQRKARRKKRLLEESQEKEAEDEEEAKGSGGDPRAVVSSQKCPLDVADSNRSSTPNRCPSQIRTDDKQTGGETAPPISFTAEEMDKYRLLQEQAREHMQKVLEQTQESADRDKQHIETNYTHTAQTDNCGTSEEQYTPAPLHNPTQPQAQSIHADTMHTQAQHTLRVSLPLPHVTPQENFTQPMALGVPNLPPLPPSPPLSSLHHIILQHTALSMPPSSSSSSTSSPSPAIHPHPAQLPHPLTHLHPSLPHHLHLSPFSISSLFPSILLSPHPIPLVPQSPAFHAAQLAPLSPVALQPLTPQPFMDRAWPVRFQQKAL, via the exons ATGAGAAGG gAGCGTGCAGAGAGGGCTTTGGGCTGCTCAGTGGAGGATCTGAAGGCTCTTTTCTACTGTGAGCTGTGTCACAAGCAGTACCTCAGACACCAGGAGTTTGACAACCACATCAACTCCTACGACCATGCGCATAAACAG CGGCTGAAGGAACTGAAGCACAGGGAGTTCGCTCGCAATGTGGCCTCGAAATCATGGAAGGTCCAGCGCAAACAGGACAAGGCCCTCAGACGCCTGCACAAGCTTGCACAGCTGCAACAGGATACCCAGCG tgTCCCAGGAAGGACTTACGGACTGAGAAGTACAGTCAGGGCTGTGAGCCAACAGCAAAACAGACACATGGACCAAAGAGACCACAGCCCTGAAGAAAAGCCTGAATCCTTCAAACACACCCAGAGACCCCCTCCTAAGCAACCCAGGACAGCTCCTCTCAGCCATCCACTCGAGCATCCATACCAGTCCCCTTGTCAAACACCTCTGGCCACTGCCCTAACAGCGTCCCCACTAATAACAAATACACATCCGGCATCCAACGCAGTAAAGTCCCAGTCTTGCTTGGATTTGTATCCCCAGCTTCCCCTCCCTGGGCAGGGGAGAGCAGGAGGCAGGCTCGGGGTGTCCTTCTGCTTCTCGCGCAGGGGGCCCAGGCTTGAGCCTTCCGCCTCCGTCTTCTCGGActtggaagaggaggagagggagaagagggagcAGATGAAAGAGAGGATAAAGGGTATAATGGAAGATATTGACAGGGAAATTGGGGAAGTAGAGGAAAGGAAACTCGGTGAGAGTGAGAAGCTTAAGTCCAGCTCTGACGGCGTCGGGCCGAGAGACACTGTGCCAATCCCCAGAGAGGCTgccaaagaagaggaggagattgaaaaaagagaaatggtGAAAGAACACTGTTCCATTTCCACAGCAGCACCTGATAATCCGGGCCACAATTCTCTATTCTTGCCATCACAGACACAGGTGACCATGTGGGGCACAGAACTAGCGGGGGCGCACATGGACACCGAACACACAGAtagcgagacagagagaaaacaagaaacagaggaggggagggatgaaggtcagtatatgtgtgtgctgGGGAAAGATGGCTCCACCTGTCTGAGATGGCCTGTCAGTTTGCTTAAGTTCACCGAGTCTCAACCACACATCTGCTACAGCCCCAACCCTCTCTGCTCGAACCCCCCGCAACCAGAAAAACTCAGAGGGGGCCTGCAGGAGCTGCAAAAAACTCAGTTGTGTGCTCTCTCAGATGAATCCAATCCACGCGTGCCAGCTATTCTTACACACAACGCTCATCCCTGTTTACAAAGACAGACGAGGCAGGAGCTGAGAGCAGACAGTCAGGGAGAAGCCAAGGAGAATTTCAAGGCAGCGCAACATATCGATGTGGAGACAGAAGAACACCTGTTCCTAAAGAACAGAAACCTTTCATCATCAGAAACAGGAGCAGAAGGAGGGAGATGCACACTAAGTATGGAGAATTGCATGAGGGCAGCCTCCCATCCATTTGACCCCACTTATAGTGACAGCTCTGACACAAACTCCAAGAATCCTCTAGGAGGCAGATTAGGGGGTGCCAGAGGGATCAGGGAGAAAGCCATCACGGCCCTGAGCTGTAAATCAGAGTCTGTCATCCAGCCTGGCACACAGGGGATGTGCATCAGCCCATCCAGGTGTGAGTGTGGGAGCGAGACAATGTGCAAGTGTGCCAGCGCTCCACAGCCGTATGTGGGTGTCTCAGAAGTGACACGCAAAAAGGGGAAAGCcagcacaaagaaacacaagttgggaaagaggaagaagaagggcGAGAAGGAAAAAGCCTCAAACAAGCGCCAATCAGCGAGGTGCAAAGTGAGGAGTGTCGTCTCCACAGTCTCCACTGGcagagagcggagtggagaggCTGGAGGGAGCTGGGGGAAGAAAAGGAGGCATGGGGAGATGGgggaggcgaggaggaggagggtgcaGAGAGCAGGGAGCAGCTGTCTCCTGGGGAGATGTGAGGCTGAGCCAGTATCTGTCTCTGTCAGGAAGAGGAGGCCTCACAGGAGCCACAGCACTGAATCCCAgtcacaggcagacagagagcaggcaGAACACTGCAGTGCCTCCTCCAAGCTCAGCAGACACGCAGCAGACACCAAGGGGGAGGGAAAGCGAGACGAAGACGCAGCGACTTTTCCCTGGCGGTCTCACTTCTCCTTACACTCCTTCTCACCGGGATGTGACTCAAAGCTGTTTTGGGAAAGGGGTCACCATAGCAACCCCAGGAGTTTCATTGACTGCTGTTACCCTGACAACAGCTGTGGTTGCAGCCCGGCGAGAAAGAGAAAACCCCTCCACAGGGACAGGAAATTCATTCATCATAAGAGGAAGAGTTTGAGGCAGCGTGAAGCTTGGGAGGAGACTGAGAGCATCAGTAAAATGGGAGGGCGTTCAGGTTACAGAGACAGGGGCCTGATTTCGGATACAGAACAGTGGGAGTGGATGAGAGGGAGCTGTCCTGGAGGCAGTGTGGAGGGCAGGACGAGGCCTGGATGGAGGTCgagaaacagagcagcagagtggGATCGGTTGGCAAGGTTTAGCCCCAGTCCTTGCAGCTGGGGCAGGAGAAGCCGACATCTTAGCACGGAAGATGTAGACTGGGACAGATGGACATGGGGCAGCAGCGACAGCTGGGAAGACAGGGGGACACACAGATCCACATCAGGCTCTAGGACAGGGCCAGACAGCAGAGACAGCCCTGGCCGTACGTGGAAATGTGCAGGCATCAGACACTCAAGCTCGAGACACTTCTCCAGTCCTGAGTGGTGGACGAGTAGGCCGATATATAGCCCCCAGAGTGTGATCAACACACGGGCCAGCAGATGGCACAGCCCGCGCTCCTGCAGCCCCTGCAGCAGCACAAGCATGTCCGAGCTGAGCTGGGagtggagcaggagcagcaccTGCTCAGGGGTGGATGTGAcagtcagctcctgcaggacATTCACAGGAGCTCCAGGACTCTCATCCGAGGGCCTACAGGAGGTGAAGAAGCAGAGCAGCCCCATGTCCATTACATCCAGCCTTACCTCGAGCTCCTCTTCTCACTCTTCGCCTCACAGATCCTCTTTGACTCCTGCAGTCGCAGGCCACCATTGTGAAACAAGTCCCTCTCAGCTAAAGGAGCAAAATTCACAGTCTGACCTTGCGCATGGGCCCTCTGCCAGTGTCACATCAAGCAGGTCAACCACAACTCCAGGACTATCTCCCAGTAAGTCTGTGCCACAGAAACCAGGCAGAATGTTGCTTCTCCCTCTGATAGGGAAATTACCTGCGATCCAGAGAAAggcgaggaggaaaaaaaggctgctggaggagagtcaggagaaagaggcagaggacGAAGAGGAAGCTAAGGGCAGTGGAGGGGATCCCAGAGCTGTTGTCAGCAGTCAAAAATGTCCTCTGGACGTGGCTGACTCAAACCGCAGCAGCACGCCAAATCGCTGCCCATCACAGATTAGGACTGATGACaaacagacaggtggagagacagctCCGCCAATCAGCTTTACTGCTGAGGAGATGGACAAATATCGCCTCCTGCAAGAGCAGGCAAGAGAGCACATGCAGAAAGTCCTGGAACAGACACAGGAGAGTGCAGATAGAGACAAACAACACATAGAGacaaactacacacacacagcacagacagacaaCTGTGGGACTTCAGAGGAACAGTACACACCTGCACCCCTGCACAACCCCACACAGCCTCAAGCCCAGTCCATTCATGCAGACACgatgcacacacaagcacagcaCACCCTCCGAGTCAGCCTCCCACTCCCACATGTGACCCCACAGGAGAACTTTACTCAGCCCATGGCTCTGGGAGTCCCCAACCTCCCCCCTCTTCCACCATCACCCCCTCTCTCCAGCCTCCATCatatcattttacaacacacgGCCCTCTCCATGCCCCCCTCGTCCTCATCCTCTTCCACCTCATCGCCCTCACCTGCCATCCACCCACACCCAGCTCAGCTCCCTCACCCCCTGACCCATCTGCACCCATCCCTCCCCCATCACCTTCACCTCTCTCCCTTCTCCATATCCTCCTTGTTCCCCTCCATCCTGCTGTCTCCTCACCCCATCCCTCTCGTCCCACAGTCCCCAGCTTTTCATGCAGCACAGCTCGCTCCGCTCTCCCCGGTAGCTCTGCAACCCTTGACCCCACAGCCTTTCATGGACAGAGCGTGGCCAGTCAGGTTTCAACAGAAGGCGTTGTGA